From Leishmania braziliensis MHOM/BR/75/M2904 complete genome, chromosome 35:
AGAACAACGACAGAGGTTGTACCATCGCCTACCTCATTGTCTTGTGCACGTGCAATGTCCACGAGACTCTTTGCGGCCGGGTGCACAATTTCGAGCAGATTCATGATGGTGGCGCCATCGTTACTGATCTGCACATCGCGTCCGTTGTGGATGAGCTTATCCATGCCGCATGGTCCGAGCGTGGACTTCACGGTGTCCACGATGCTGATGCACGCATTAATGTTGCTGATGAGCTGCGGCTTACCCTGCGAGGTGTCCGTACCTTCGCGGAGAAGCACAAGCTGGGGCTGGATCATGGCGCAGTGGAGACGGCACAAGAAGTGAGATTTTCAGGAACGGGAAATATCTGACTGGATGACAAGGTTGAGCTCAACAGTTTACGAGCCGGTGGTGTCGGTTCAACGAAGTCTccagagaagagcaaaacagtagagaaaggagggcgcttcgaggaaaaggaagaaacaAAGGTAATGTGATAGAAAGTGATGGGGAGATACAAGCCTGggtgaaagaaaaaggggccTTGCTTTGAGTACTTGTAAAGAGATGAAAGGGGAAATAGCTTCTGTTTCGTTTCGCGATCAGACTACCACGGCAACCCCCCGCACGCCACAATAAGCACAAGGTgcaaaaggaggggggagaataGGCGGTGGAGCACGGAGCAGTAGAGAAAGAGTGAGTTTCACgcatacacagagaggggcGCAAACGTGTGCATGGGCGAGGAGAGTAAATcagggagaggaagacaaTATATCTGCTAGGTAAGCTAGTCAGGTATATGGGGAGTGACTTTCCTCTCCCACATCATCGCccacatgtgtgtgtgtgtatatataagttgtttttcttttgcgcAGTGGCTCTGGGGAACACATCCGTTGCTCACTACTGTGAAAGCAGAGAGGGCTGCACACCCCACGCACATATGTTGCACCGATGCAAACGCCACATATTTGCTCTTCATTTTTGTCGGACAAAAAGACACCACTCTTCTTACATGGCAACGGCCGATAAAAACATGCAAAAAAAATttcagcacgcacacacgagaaAAAATGTGCCGGCTCTTGCGAAGCAGGTGAGGAGGCAGTGCGAACGGAATAGGCCTCGGTCGTCTAAATTAACCTGCAGTCAGCGTGTGCTTCACGCGTCAGTCTATTTACATTCAAGAGCActgagaagggggagagacgaAACCGGAGAATTGTGCGCCAGGCACGTCCTTGCTGTTGCTGGAGCACGTGCAgcgcgagaggagcagcaagGGGGTGAGAGGCAGAGACAAAATCAGGTGTGTAGTCCAGTGTGCCGCCCCTTCTCGTGTCTTTGGCGACTCGGCGCACAGTCTGtgcccttttcttctctggcCACCTTCCTCTAAGAGGATCACCGTTTGTTCTGTagcagggaaaaaaagaactCTGACTCAAGGGGACCATCTTCTTCCAGGTCGGTGCAGTGGACCGCGTTACGGATGCGGTCCACACCGTACTTGGAGCGGAGTGTGTGAGGGAAAAGCACGTGGCACACCTCCGGGTCATGTGGACCACACACCgcccgcagcgccggcacgGCGTTCTCTGCGCAAACCTCAATGGCCCAGCACGGGCCAGACGAaatctgctccaccagcttcTTGTACTCCGGAAGAACGCCGTTATAGACCTCTAAAAAgtcctcggcatccgccacCGTCAGCTGGTAGGAGCCAAGGGCACTAATGTAAaacccctcctccaccaagCGACTAAGAATGGGACCCTGATGACCGCTAGTGATTGCATGTGGCTTGATgacacacacagcgcagtTCTTTAGCGTCGCCGTGGATTCGCCTGCTCCCATTAACGTCTCCCTCAGCTCCTGCATGGCACTCTCGCTCAAAATCTGTGTCACGGCGGACGAGAAAGAAGCCGCCACCGAGGCCACCTTTTCACGGGCTCCGGCGCCGCTCACGAGTAGAAGTAGGCACCGCTGCGTCTTCGACACAACTCGGGCAGCAAGGCTTTGGGAAAGCTCTACTAAGCGGATGAATGTAATACGCAGGCCTTGCGTTGTCATAGCCTCAACCACAGAGCCCGCTAACGCGCTATAGTGCTCCATGTCAACGGTGATCATGCACTCACCCGAGTTCGTGGTAAGCCGCTTGCGTGTTACGTCGTCGCCGTAGTCGACAATGCGAAGGGGACGGGAAAAGACGTTAATGGTCGCTCCCACGTAAAGCTCGTTTGGGCTCAGCGATGGATACGCACAGCGCTTCAAAAACAAGCGCTTCGTCTTGAGGTCGTACATCTCTATCGTTTTGTCGTCCGCAAAGTAGCATAACTGGTACGTGCGAGAGAGGCTCGCCTGTGGATCGAAGTACTCCACCACAAACGTGTCTCTTTGTTCGCCCACCATTTCTTCGCCTGGGTACGTCGGTGGTGTGAAAGACGGTGAGTATAAAGCCCGTGCGGCGTCTCGTGCCGAAGATGCACGAAATAGTGCGAGGCGTTTAGGCTGCTCAGCGATGTCGTGCGCACGTCCTCAAGTACTTGGAAGTGGTCAAGACAATTCAGGCTTTATGGAAGGGGCTTCGAGAAGAATAGGAAACGAAAACGTGGCTGGAAAATCAAGAGAGGAGCTGCTTCTGAGAGCGCAAGAACACGCGGTGCACAGGGATGGCGCAAATTGGATCGACGAGTGAGTGGAAGGAAAAGCACATCTCCTTTGGCGGACTGAACAAAACgccggcgacagcgacg
This genomic window contains:
- a CDS encoding putative nucleoside diphosphate kinase; this translates as MVGEQRDTFVVEYFDPQASLSRTYQLCYFADDKTIEMYDLKTKRLFLKRCAYPSLSPNELYVGATINVFSRPLRIVDYGDDVTRKRLTTNSGECMITVDMEHYSALAGSVVEAMTTQGLRITFIRLVELSQSLAARVVSKTQRCLLLLVSGAGAREKVASVAASFSSAVTQILSESAMQELRETLMGAGESTATLKNCAVCVIKPHAITSGHQGPILSRLVEEGFYISALGSYQLTVADAEDFLEVYNGVLPEYKKLVEQISSGPCWAIEVCAENAVPALRAVCGPHDPEVCHVLFPHTLRSKYGVDRIRNAVHCTDLEEDGPLESEFFFSLLQNKR